One window of the Methanocaldococcus vulcanius M7 genome contains the following:
- a CDS encoding acyl-CoA dehydratase activase has product MKLGIDVGSTTTKMVLMEDKKIVWYKIENIGVVIDENTLLEMINELENTYPIEKIVATGYGRHKISFADNVVPEVIALGKGANYFFSEADGVLDIGGQDTKVLKIGKDGKVLDFILSDKCAAGTGKFLEKAIDILNINRNEINKYKSENIAKISSMCAVFAESEIISLLSKKVPKEDILMGVYDSIVNRVVPMINKLNVQNLVFSGGVAKNKVLTEMLEKKLNKKLLIPEEPQIVCCVGALLK; this is encoded by the coding sequence ATGAAGTTGGGAATAGATGTTGGATCTACAACGACAAAAATGGTTTTAATGGAAGATAAAAAAATCGTTTGGTATAAAATAGAGAATATAGGAGTTGTAATAGATGAAAACACATTATTAGAAATGATTAATGAACTTGAAAACACATATCCAATAGAAAAGATCGTGGCTACTGGATACGGAAGGCATAAAATAAGCTTTGCAGATAACGTTGTTCCGGAAGTTATCGCTCTGGGAAAGGGGGCTAATTATTTTTTTAGTGAAGCAGATGGAGTTTTAGACATTGGAGGGCAAGATACAAAGGTTTTAAAAATTGGTAAAGATGGAAAAGTGTTGGATTTTATTTTATCAGATAAATGTGCTGCTGGAACTGGGAAATTTTTAGAAAAAGCAATAGATATATTAAACATCAATAGAAACGAGATTAACAAATATAAATCAGAAAATATCGCTAAAATTTCCTCAATGTGTGCTGTTTTTGCTGAAAGTGAGATTATAAGCTTGTTATCAAAAAAAGTTCCTAAGGAAGATATTCTAATGGGGGTCTATGATAGTATAGTAAATAGGGTAGTTCCGATGATCAACAAACTTAATGTCCAAAATCTTGTATTTAGTGGAGGAGTTGCAAAAAATAAAGTATTGACTGAAATGCTCGAAAAAAAACTAAATAAAAAACTTCTAATACCTGAAGAGCCACAGATTGTTTGTTGTGTTGGTGCTCTATTAAAATAA
- a CDS encoding pro-sigmaK processing inhibitor BofA family protein: protein MWLSHLILLILLIVVVILILKLTFKIIKYLAVNTIVGLILIGLLNFLGITHIQLNLLNLLIIAIGGVVGVFFLILLSFI, encoded by the coding sequence ATGTGGCTGAGCCATTTGATCTTATTAATCTTGCTGATCGTGGTTGTGATTTTGATTTTAAAGCTAACATTTAAAATAATAAAATATTTAGCAGTAAATACAATCGTTGGTTTAATACTTATTGGCCTATTAAACTTTCTTGGAATAACGCATATTCAATTAAACTTGTTAAATTTGCTAATTATTGCAATTGGAGGTGTTGTTGGAGTTTTTTTCCTGATTTTACTATCATTTATTTAA
- a CDS encoding FmdE family protein — translation MIKDIKKYEEFEQLKDVVKFHGHLCFGIALGYRVAKCANKYFRRDIDEDLVAIVGNNSCSVDAIQFLLGCTFGKGNLIHKDYGKHVYVFYSRNYKKALRISVKGDLFEYVNSLAEDFENYKKSLKEENKNEEEVKERLKQYSKELREKIIDKVLKTPEKELLNLEWIDINPPKKAKIYKSIKCEECGEYFMEIKGRVANGKIVCKECFERLINE, via the coding sequence ATGATTAAAGATATTAAAAAATATGAGGAGTTTGAACAACTTAAAGATGTTGTAAAATTTCATGGGCATTTATGCTTTGGTATCGCACTTGGATACCGAGTTGCAAAATGTGCAAACAAGTATTTTAGGAGAGATATTGACGAGGATTTGGTAGCGATAGTTGGAAATAACTCTTGCAGTGTTGATGCAATACAGTTTCTTTTAGGTTGCACATTTGGAAAGGGAAATCTTATCCATAAGGATTATGGAAAGCATGTATATGTTTTTTATTCGAGAAATTATAAAAAAGCCCTTCGAATTTCAGTTAAAGGAGATTTATTTGAATATGTAAATTCGTTAGCTGAGGACTTTGAAAACTATAAGAAATCATTAAAGGAAGAGAATAAAAATGAAGAAGAAGTGAAAGAAAGATTAAAGCAATATTCGAAAGAATTAAGAGAAAAAATTATTGATAAGGTATTAAAAACCCCTGAGAAAGAATTACTGAATTTAGAGTGGATAGATATAAACCCACCAAAAAAAGCAAAAATATACAAGTCGATAAAATGTGAAGAATGTGGAGAGTATTTTATGGAGATAAAAGGAAGAGTTGCCAATGGAAAAATCGTTTGTAAAGAATGTTTTGAGAGATTGATTAACGAGTAG
- a CDS encoding CheF family chemotaxis protein, which produces MEPENREFGRFSGKGVLITPKILERPMIKWEKLEIILYTDKVIFEFVDKKIEVKIEDIIDVGVELPKKVLDIAKATLEDIKYHSSLVVKIEGNGEVIIGFAPETSIYGKAPIDNFLRKLFYILLNEKEAKILYDVKNNETKSWEDGYLTFIEKRIKEEFVVRIERILAVKVKKGREEKIYEVFCNIKDVEIEEMEIDGEIKPVLQILQIKDKRKILSYLCTKDKKVKLFLLRYMITLLNCQHVGILRYLQDR; this is translated from the coding sequence ATGGAACCAGAAAACAGGGAATTTGGAAGATTTTCAGGAAAAGGGGTTTTAATCACTCCAAAGATATTGGAAAGACCAATGATAAAATGGGAGAAATTAGAGATAATCCTATACACAGACAAAGTAATATTTGAATTTGTGGATAAAAAGATTGAGGTTAAGATCGAAGATATTATAGATGTAGGTGTTGAATTACCAAAAAAGGTTCTTGACATTGCAAAAGCTACATTAGAGGATATTAAATACCACTCATCCTTAGTTGTTAAAATAGAAGGTAATGGAGAAGTGATTATTGGATTTGCTCCTGAAACGTCAATATATGGAAAAGCCCCAATAGATAACTTTCTAAGGAAGTTATTCTACATCCTACTTAACGAGAAAGAGGCAAAAATCCTTTATGATGTTAAAAATAATGAAACTAAATCATGGGAAGATGGTTATTTAACCTTTATAGAGAAAAGAATAAAAGAAGAATTTGTTGTTAGAATAGAGAGAATATTAGCAGTTAAAGTAAAGAAAGGTAGAGAAGAGAAAATATATGAGGTTTTTTGCAATATAAAAGACGTTGAGATAGAGGAGATGGAAATAGACGGAGAGATAAAGCCGGTCTTGCAGATACTTCAAATAAAAGACAAGAGGAAAATTTTATCATATCTATGCACAAAAGATAAAAAGGTTAAGTTATTTTTATTAAGATACATGATAACTTTACTAAACTGCCAACACGTTGGGATATTACGCTACCTGCAAGATCGCTGA
- a CDS encoding Coenzyme F420 hydrogenase/dehydrogenase, beta subunit C-terminal domain: MKYLLVRSTDKEILKRAECGGAITSLFKYLLEENIVDGVLALKRGEDIYDGVPELITDSKELLNTAGSLHCSPVNFGKLISKYLRDMKIAVPTKPCDAMALKELSKLNQVDLNNIYMLGLNCGGTISPITAMKMIELFYKVDPFDVVKEEIDKGKFIIKLKNGEHKAIKIDELEERGFGRRKSCQRCEVMVPRMADIACGNWGAEEGWTFVEICSERGKELIENAKKEGYIEVKEPSERAIKIREKIENSMIKLAKKFQKIHLEDNFPSLEEWKKYWNRCIKCYGCRDICPLCFCEDCRLEKDYVDEKGKIPPDPLMFQGIRLSHVSQSCINCGQCEDVCPMDIPLAYIFHRMQLKVRDVFGYVPGVDDKIPPLFDFEK, from the coding sequence GTGAAATATTTATTGGTTAGATCTACTGACAAAGAGATCTTAAAAAGAGCAGAATGTGGAGGGGCAATAACCTCCCTATTTAAGTATCTTCTTGAAGAAAATATAGTGGACGGTGTTTTAGCGTTAAAAAGAGGAGAAGATATTTATGATGGAGTTCCAGAACTTATAACCGATTCAAAAGAACTACTTAACACTGCTGGTTCTTTACACTGCTCTCCTGTAAACTTTGGAAAATTAATAAGCAAATATTTAAGAGATATGAAAATTGCAGTTCCAACGAAACCCTGCGATGCTATGGCATTAAAAGAACTTTCAAAACTAAATCAAGTCGATCTTAACAACATTTATATGCTGGGATTAAACTGTGGAGGGACTATAAGCCCAATAACTGCAATGAAGATGATAGAGTTGTTCTATAAAGTAGATCCCTTTGATGTGGTTAAAGAAGAAATAGATAAGGGAAAGTTTATAATTAAATTAAAAAACGGAGAGCATAAAGCGATAAAGATAGATGAATTAGAGGAGAGAGGATTTGGTAGGAGAAAAAGTTGTCAAAGATGTGAAGTTATGGTTCCGAGAATGGCAGATATTGCTTGTGGAAATTGGGGGGCTGAAGAGGGATGGACATTTGTTGAAATTTGCTCTGAGAGAGGAAAAGAGTTGATTGAAAATGCTAAAAAAGAGGGTTATATAGAAGTTAAAGAACCTTCCGAGAGAGCTATAAAGATAAGAGAAAAGATCGAAAATTCAATGATAAAGTTGGCTAAAAAATTCCAGAAAATACATTTAGAGGATAATTTTCCATCTTTGGAAGAGTGGAAGAAATATTGGAACAGATGTATAAAATGCTATGGTTGTAGAGATATTTGTCCACTCTGTTTCTGTGAAGATTGTAGATTGGAAAAGGATTATGTTGATGAAAAAGGAAAAATCCCTCCAGATCCGCTTATGTTTCAGGGAATTAGATTGAGCCACGTTTCTCAAAGTTGTATAAATTGTGGTCAGTGTGAAGATGTCTGCCCCATGGATATTCCTCTTGCATATATCTTCCATAGAATGCAGTTGAAAGTTAGAGATGTTTTTGGATACGTGCCGGGAGTTGATGATAAGATTCCTCCTCTCTTTGATTTCGAAAAATAA
- a CDS encoding formylmethanofuran dehydrogenase subunit B: protein MKEIKNVVCPFCGTLCDDIVIILDDDGHIVGTRHACRIGNAKFMHFEGAVRYTEPLMRENKKDDFKKVDYDTAIEETARLLAESTLPLIYGFSATECHAHACGIELAELIGGIVSNTAEVCHGPSVWALQDVGYPICTLGEVKNRADVVIFWGSNPMHAHPRHMSRYSIFARGFFRERGREDRTLIVVDPRETDTAKLADIHLQVEPHKDYELVSAMRAVLKGFELQVDKVAGVPADLIYEAVEVCKNAQFGELFFGMGMTQSGCKHRNIDNAIQLVIDLNAYTKFGLMPMRGHYNVNGFNQVCTWITGFPLCVDFSRGYPRFNPGDTSITDILMRGEADVMLNIASDPGAHFPQKAVDYMAKIPLICIEPHNSATAEISNIILPPAIAGVETDGTAYRMDGVPVHLKKIMDPPDGVLPDREILERIIKKIREM from the coding sequence ATGAAGGAGATAAAAAATGTTGTCTGTCCATTCTGCGGAACTTTATGTGATGATATTGTAATTATCTTGGATGATGATGGACATATCGTAGGAACAAGACACGCGTGTAGGATTGGAAACGCTAAATTTATGCATTTTGAAGGGGCTGTTAGATACACAGAACCATTGATGAGAGAAAATAAAAAAGATGATTTTAAAAAAGTTGATTACGATACAGCAATAGAAGAGACAGCAAGATTGTTAGCTGAATCGACTCTTCCATTAATATATGGATTCTCCGCAACTGAATGCCATGCACATGCTTGTGGTATCGAATTAGCGGAACTTATAGGAGGAATTGTAAGTAATACAGCAGAAGTTTGTCATGGACCAAGTGTCTGGGCATTGCAAGATGTTGGTTATCCAATTTGCACATTAGGAGAGGTTAAAAATAGAGCTGATGTTGTTATCTTTTGGGGTTCTAATCCAATGCATGCCCACCCAAGGCATATGAGTAGGTATTCAATATTTGCGAGAGGATTTTTCAGAGAGAGGGGGAGAGAGGATAGGACTTTGATTGTTGTTGATCCAAGGGAAACAGATACTGCAAAGTTGGCTGATATTCACTTACAAGTTGAGCCACATAAGGATTATGAGTTGGTTAGTGCAATGAGGGCTGTATTAAAGGGCTTTGAATTGCAAGTGGATAAAGTTGCTGGCGTTCCAGCTGACTTAATATACGAAGCAGTAGAAGTTTGTAAAAATGCTCAATTTGGAGAGTTATTTTTTGGAATGGGAATGACTCAATCAGGATGTAAGCATAGGAATATTGATAACGCTATTCAGTTGGTTATTGATTTAAACGCATACACAAAATTCGGACTAATGCCAATGAGAGGACACTACAACGTAAATGGATTTAACCAAGTTTGCACATGGATTACTGGATTTCCTTTATGTGTAGATTTTTCAAGGGGCTATCCACGATTTAACCCGGGAGATACAAGTATAACCGATATTTTGATGAGAGGAGAGGCAGATGTTATGTTAAATATTGCATCTGATCCTGGGGCTCATTTCCCACAGAAGGCAGTTGACTATATGGCAAAGATCCCGCTGATCTGTATAGAGCCACATAACTCTGCAACTGCTGAGATCTCAAATATAATCCTTCCTCCTGCAATTGCTGGGGTTGAGACGGATGGAACCGCTTATAGGATGGATGGAGTTCCAGTTCATCTGAAAAAGATTATGGATCCTCCTGATGGAGTTCTGCCAGATAGGGAGATTTTAGAGAGGATTATAAAGAAGATTAGGGAGATGTAG
- a CDS encoding cobalamin biosynthesis protein, translated as MIKIIYITKSGKKISNEIENALKYYQYECKAINIKNFSLEREDEGFIFICAMGIVLRKYIDKIKKDKFKDPFVIVCNEKKEIIPILSNHLGGGNYFSKLIAKEINGKVVYTTATDVSGKIGIDELSKMLFLEIPKRKDILKINKKILEEDVSLTLPNTWKIKDIPGYLIKYHDEEFVLIDDSIKLKPLKLCVGLGARKGIKRYKVFWAVKKALYLRGIPTWRVDAFATVEDKKEEKGIVETVKKFKKPLFIFKKDEINELYKKEDLNIERSNFVFEHLGVYGVSEPVSILAVKKLANVDIGNIDLILRKFKKDGTTVAISVENSG; from the coding sequence ATGATAAAAATTATATACATTACAAAAAGTGGGAAAAAAATTTCCAACGAGATAGAAAACGCTCTTAAATACTACCAATATGAATGTAAGGCAATAAATATAAAAAATTTTAGTTTAGAAAGAGAGGATGAAGGATTTATTTTTATATGTGCAATGGGAATTGTTTTAAGGAAATATATCGACAAAATAAAAAAAGATAAATTCAAAGATCCCTTTGTAATTGTATGTAATGAAAAAAAAGAAATTATTCCCATACTATCCAATCATTTAGGAGGAGGAAATTACTTTTCAAAACTCATAGCAAAGGAGATAAATGGAAAAGTAGTTTATACAACTGCAACTGACGTTAGTGGAAAGATAGGGATAGATGAGCTTTCAAAAATGTTATTTCTTGAAATACCAAAAAGAAAAGATATTTTAAAAATAAATAAAAAAATTTTAGAGGAAGACGTTTCATTAACCTTACCAAATACTTGGAAAATAAAAGATATTCCCGGATATTTGATTAAATATCACGATGAGGAGTTTGTTTTAATAGATGATTCAATAAAATTAAAACCTTTGAAATTATGTGTTGGGCTGGGAGCAAGAAAGGGGATTAAAAGATATAAAGTTTTTTGGGCAGTGAAAAAGGCACTTTATTTAAGAGGAATTCCTACATGGAGAGTTGATGCATTTGCTACCGTTGAAGATAAAAAAGAGGAAAAAGGGATTGTAGAAACGGTTAAAAAATTTAAAAAACCACTATTTATTTTTAAAAAGGATGAAATCAACGAATTGTATAAAAAAGAAGATCTGAATATTGAACGATCTAATTTTGTCTTTGAACATTTGGGCGTTTATGGGGTCTCTGAGCCAGTATCGATCTTAGCTGTGAAAAAACTTGCAAATGTTGATATTGGCAATATAGATCTAATTTTAAGAAAATTTAAAAAAGATGGGACTACTGTTGCGATTTCTGTTGAAAATTCTGGTTAA
- a CDS encoding molybdopterin oxidoreductase family protein gives MKIINTICPNCSVGCGVGLIVKDDKVLGVYPNKRHPINEGKNCLNGRTCYKIINHEKRLKNPLIKKNGAFVEVSWEEALNYIASHLKKYNGDEITFIASGKCTNEDNYALKKLADGLKAKIGHCICNSPKVDYAEISISGGIEDAKNIVIIGDVFSEHALIGRKVIKAKDKGAKITIFNTEEREILKLNADKFIKVDDYSDIDLNDFKDDLIIINAPIDTDKFKNNKFKNFKILPVAKHCNTVGATLLNIPALNREEYFNLLKDSEFLYIVGENPALVNKNILKDVDFLVVQDVIFTETADLADVVLPTKCWAEKDGTFTNFEKKIQHIKKAVDPQHKALEDWKIIKKLAEKLNINLGFESFDELHKEVMNYLKDLN, from the coding sequence ATGAAAATAATTAACACAATTTGTCCAAATTGCAGTGTCGGCTGTGGAGTTGGACTTATAGTTAAAGACGATAAAGTTTTGGGGGTTTATCCTAACAAAAGACATCCAATAAACGAAGGAAAAAACTGTCTTAATGGTAGAACTTGCTACAAAATAATAAATCATGAAAAAAGATTAAAAAATCCATTAATTAAGAAAAATGGTGCCTTTGTTGAAGTTAGCTGGGAAGAAGCGCTAAATTATATTGCCTCTCATTTAAAAAAATATAATGGGGATGAGATAACCTTCATTGCTTCAGGGAAATGCACTAATGAAGATAACTATGCGTTAAAAAAACTGGCTGATGGATTAAAAGCTAAAATTGGACACTGCATATGCAACTCTCCAAAAGTTGATTACGCAGAGATCTCGATCAGTGGAGGTATTGAAGATGCAAAGAATATTGTGATTATTGGAGATGTGTTTTCCGAACATGCGTTAATCGGAAGGAAAGTAATTAAAGCAAAAGATAAAGGGGCTAAGATAACGATTTTTAATACTGAAGAAAGGGAGATTTTAAAACTAAATGCCGACAAATTCATAAAAGTTGATGATTATTCAGATATTGACTTAAACGATTTTAAAGATGATCTAATCATAATCAATGCACCAATTGACACTGACAAATTCAAGAATAACAAATTTAAAAATTTCAAGATCTTGCCAGTGGCTAAACACTGCAACACTGTTGGTGCAACCCTTCTCAACATTCCTGCATTAAACAGAGAAGAATATTTCAACTTATTAAAAGATTCAGAGTTTTTATATATTGTAGGAGAAAATCCTGCTCTTGTTAATAAAAATATTTTAAAAGACGTTGACTTTTTAGTTGTCCAAGATGTTATATTCACAGAAACAGCAGATCTCGCAGATGTTGTTCTTCCAACAAAATGCTGGGCTGAGAAAGACGGAACATTTACAAACTTTGAAAAAAAGATACAACACATAAAAAAAGCAGTTGATCCACAACATAAGGCATTAGAAGATTGGAAAATAATAAAAAAACTGGCTGAAAAACTAAATATCAACTTAGGGTTTGAATCATTCGATGAATTGCATAAAGAGGTTATGAACTATCTTAAAGATCTAAATTGA